The bacterium region GCACCAGGTTTCCCCGCCACCTCTCCGGAGGCGAGCAGCAGCGGGTGGGGTTGGCCCGAGCCCTGGCGACCGACCCGGGGATCCTGCTGATGGATGAGCCCTTCGGGGCCCTGGATGCGATCACCCGGACGCGGATGCAGGAGGAGTTGCGCCACATCCAGCGCGGCGTGCGCAAGACGATCCTCTTCGTGACCCACGACGTCGAGGAGGCGTTCCGGCTCGGCGAGCAGATCGCCGTGATGGCGGAGGGACGGCTCGTGCAGTTGGGGACGCCGATCGAGCTCCTGGCCCGCCCCGCCAACGACTTCGTGCGCCGCCTCGTCGGCGCGGACAGCATTCTGCGCCAACTACAGTACCTGCCGGTGACCATGGCCCTCGAATCCGGCGGGGATCCGCCATCCGGGGCCCCCGAACTCGAGGGGGAGCGCTTCCCCGCCGACGCGACCCTGCTTCAGGCGCTGCTCGCGCTGCTCAAGACCGAGGCGGCGGCGATCAGCATCTACGATGGCCGGGCCGGCCGGCGGCTCGGGCGCGTGACCTTGTCGAGCATCACCCGCGAGATCGCCCGGGCCCGGATCGATGCCGCCTCCCCCGGGACACCGCCCGCGGCGACGCCGCGACGCTTCGGCGCGTCCGCCTGAGCCCGACGATGCACTTTCTGCTCGATCCGCACAGCTACGATCCGACCGACACCGGGAGCATCCCGACCCTCCTGATCCAGCACCTGGTCATCGTGGGCATGAGCATGGGGATCGCCATGGTGATCGCGCTGCCGTTGGGGGTGCTGATCGCCCGCCGCCGGCGGCTATATCTGCCGGTGATCACCATCGCCGGGTTTCTCTATACCATCCCCGGACTGGCCCTGCTCGCCTTCCTCGTCCCCCTCACCGGCCTCACGACGACGACGATCATCGTCCCGCTCGTGCTCTACGCGCAACTGGTCTTGATCCGCAACACCGTCACCGCGGTGAACAGCGTCGATCCCGTCCTGCTGGAGATCGGGCGGGCCATGGGGATGAACCGGGCGCAGGTGTTCTGGCGAATCACGCTGCCCCTCGCCTTGCCGATCGTGGTGGCGGGCATCCGCGTGGCCACGGTGACCACGATCGGCATCGCCTCGCTCGCCGCCCTCGTCGGAGCCGGCGGTCTGGGCGACATCATCTTCTCCAGCATCCAGAACACCAACTACGACCAGGTGCTCGGCGGAGGTCTCGTGATCGGCGCGGTCGCCGTGCTGGCCGACC contains the following coding sequences:
- a CDS encoding ABC transporter ATP-binding protein encodes the protein MSTITFQAVTKRYPGAERAAVDSVTFEIPEGTVCMLLGASGSGKTTLLRMVNRLIEPSSGTIHVDGRNILAENPIALRRRIGYVIQQVGLFPHMTVAENVRITAEIAGWSRERMAGRVDELLHLVGLNPPEYRTRFPRHLSGGEQQRVGLARALATDPGILLMDEPFGALDAITRTRMQEELRHIQRGVRKTILFVTHDVEEAFRLGEQIAVMAEGRLVQLGTPIELLARPANDFVRRLVGADSILRQLQYLPVTMALESGGDPPSGAPELEGERFPADATLLQALLALLKTEAAAISIYDGRAGRRLGRVTLSSITREIARARIDAASPGTPPAATPRRFGASA
- a CDS encoding ABC transporter permease, which codes for MHFLLDPHSYDPTDTGSIPTLLIQHLVIVGMSMGIAMVIALPLGVLIARRRRLYLPVITIAGFLYTIPGLALLAFLVPLTGLTTTTIIVPLVLYAQLVLIRNTVTAVNSVDPVLLEIGRAMGMNRAQVFWRITLPLALPIVVAGIRVATVTTIGIASLAALVGAGGLGDIIFSSIQNTNYDQVLGGGLVIGAVAVLADLALLGLQTALNRGRGPIATA